A window of the Halobacterium hubeiense genome harbors these coding sequences:
- a CDS encoding V-type ATP synthase subunit D, giving the protein MAQDIKPTRKNLMEIEDRIELSERGHDTLEQKRDGLIMEFMDILDQAQDVREDLEANYETAQKKINMARAMEGDMSVRGAAAALEEHPEITVESRNIMGVVVPQIESSKVRKSLDERGYGILGTSARIDEAAEAYEELLESIVLAAEVETAMKKMLTEIETTKRRVNALEFKLLPELYEGQEYIEQKLEEQEREEIFRMKKVKAKKEEDEEEEEEAAQAAEEALAD; this is encoded by the coding sequence ATGGCCCAGGACATCAAACCCACCCGGAAGAACCTCATGGAGATCGAGGACCGCATCGAACTCTCCGAGCGGGGCCACGACACGCTCGAACAGAAGCGCGACGGCCTCATCATGGAGTTCATGGACATCCTCGACCAGGCGCAGGACGTCCGCGAGGACCTCGAAGCCAACTACGAGACCGCCCAGAAGAAGATCAATATGGCGCGCGCGATGGAGGGCGACATGTCGGTCCGCGGCGCGGCGGCCGCCCTCGAAGAACACCCCGAGATTACGGTCGAATCCCGGAACATCATGGGCGTCGTCGTCCCGCAGATCGAGTCCTCGAAGGTCCGCAAGAGCCTCGACGAGCGCGGCTACGGCATCCTCGGCACGAGCGCGCGCATCGACGAGGCCGCGGAAGCCTACGAGGAGCTCCTCGAATCTATCGTGCTCGCGGCGGAGGTCGAGACCGCGATGAAGAAGATGCTCACCGAAATCGAGACCACCAAGCGCCGCGTGAACGCCCTGGAGTTCAAGCTCCTCCCCGAACTGTACGAGGGCCAGGAGTACATCGAGCAGAAGCTCGAGGAGCAGGAGCGCGAGGAAATCTTCCGCATGAAGAAGGTCAAGGCGAAGAAAGAGGAAGACGAGGAGGAGGAAGAGGAAGCCGCGCAGGCCGCCGAGGAAGCGCTGGCTGACTGA
- a CDS encoding DUF6276 family protein, producing the protein MSCSNCGGDELSFHVPDAVSDYLPDDRPAAALCTNCLRVSPADDAPAEYPEFARVSDAFPAGESGAVVACLLALLDRLVVHRGDAERVATEAERRGVDVLLVLDRLAADDGLDPHLDLAKRRRQLEQLI; encoded by the coding sequence ATGAGCTGTTCGAACTGCGGCGGCGACGAACTCTCCTTCCACGTGCCCGACGCCGTCAGTGACTACCTCCCCGACGACAGGCCGGCGGCCGCGCTGTGCACGAACTGCTTGCGGGTGTCGCCCGCCGACGACGCGCCCGCGGAGTACCCCGAGTTCGCGCGCGTCAGCGACGCGTTCCCGGCCGGCGAGAGCGGCGCCGTCGTCGCGTGCCTGCTCGCGCTGCTCGACCGGCTGGTCGTCCACCGCGGCGACGCCGAGCGGGTCGCCACCGAGGCCGAGCGCCGCGGCGTCGACGTGTTGCTCGTGCTCGACCGCCTCGCCGCCGACGACGGCCTCGACCCGCATCTCGACCT
- a CDS encoding lycopene cyclase domain-containing protein, with the protein MHGREGALMATYLQFLAAFVAPPLAALAVLRWRDRRDEWWSLVGVGILLVLALAYTTPWDNYLIRRGVWTYGADAVVATLWLAPIEEYAFVAMQTIVAGLWVQRVADSPDPEFTPARRDAAAGALAGLAVTAAGIAFLGTASTFYLGAILAWAGPVLALQWGVGWRYLLARSRTVAVGVGAPTLYFATADRVALADGIWTISTEYATGVAVAGLPIEEGAFFLVTNLFVVQGLVLFDWVVARWA; encoded by the coding sequence GTGCACGGACGAGAGGGCGCCCTGATGGCGACGTACCTCCAGTTCCTCGCCGCGTTCGTCGCGCCGCCACTGGCCGCGCTCGCCGTGCTTCGCTGGCGTGACCGCCGCGACGAGTGGTGGTCGCTTGTCGGCGTCGGCATCCTCCTCGTGCTCGCGCTGGCGTACACGACGCCGTGGGATAACTACCTGATTCGCCGCGGCGTCTGGACGTACGGCGCCGACGCGGTGGTGGCGACGCTGTGGCTCGCGCCAATCGAGGAGTACGCGTTCGTGGCGATGCAGACCATCGTCGCGGGGCTGTGGGTGCAACGCGTCGCCGACTCGCCGGACCCGGAGTTCACGCCCGCAAGGCGGGACGCCGCAGCCGGCGCGCTCGCCGGCCTCGCCGTCACGGCCGCCGGCATCGCGTTCCTCGGGACGGCGAGCACGTTCTACCTCGGCGCGATTCTCGCGTGGGCCGGCCCCGTCCTCGCACTCCAGTGGGGCGTGGGCTGGCGGTACCTGCTCGCGCGCTCCCGCACCGTCGCCGTCGGCGTCGGCGCGCCGACGCTGTACTTCGCCACCGCGGACCGCGTCGCGCTCGCGGACGGCATCTGGACGATTTCGACGGAGTACGCCACGGGGGTCGCCGTCGCGGGTCTCCCAATCGAGGAGGGCGCGTTCTTCCTCGTGACGAACCTCTTCGTCGTGCAGGGGCTGGTGTTGTTCGACTGGGTGGTCGCTCGATGGGCGTGA
- a CDS encoding ATP synthase subunit B — translation MKEYKTISEVSGPLVYVDIDEPVAYDEMVEIETPDGEVKRGQVLESSDEFVAIQVFEGTEGIGQDASVRFLGETLKMPVTEDLLGRVLDGSGQPIDGGPDIVPDERRDIVGEAINPHAREYPEEFIQTGVSAIDGMNTLVRGQKLPIFSASGLPHSDLALQIARQASVPEEDEGDDEDSEFAVVFGAMGITAEEANEFMDDFERTGALERSVVFMNLADDPAVERTVTPRMALTTAEYLAFEKDYHVLVILTDMTNYCEALREIGAAREEVPGRRGYPGYMYTDLAQLYERAGRIEGQDGSITQIPILTMPGDDDTHPIPDLTGYITEGQIMMDRDLDSQGVTPPVNVLPSLSRLMDDGIGEGFTREDHGDVSDQLYAAYAEGEDLRDLVNIVGREALSERDNLYLDFADRFEDEFVDQGFDTNRSVEETLDIGWELLSLFPKEELNRVDEELIEQYYVEDEAEAEEAAAAD, via the coding sequence ATGAAAGAGTACAAGACAATCTCGGAAGTCAGCGGCCCGCTGGTGTACGTCGACATCGACGAGCCGGTGGCCTACGACGAGATGGTGGAAATCGAGACGCCCGACGGCGAAGTCAAGCGCGGTCAGGTGCTCGAGTCCAGCGACGAGTTCGTCGCGATTCAGGTCTTCGAGGGCACCGAGGGCATCGGGCAGGACGCCTCGGTGCGGTTCCTCGGCGAGACCCTGAAGATGCCCGTGACCGAGGACCTCCTCGGTCGCGTCCTCGACGGCTCCGGCCAGCCCATCGACGGCGGCCCGGACATCGTGCCCGACGAGCGCCGCGACATCGTCGGCGAAGCGATCAACCCCCACGCCCGGGAGTACCCCGAGGAGTTCATCCAGACGGGCGTCTCGGCCATCGACGGCATGAACACGCTCGTGCGCGGGCAGAAGCTCCCCATCTTCTCGGCGTCCGGCCTGCCTCACAGCGACCTCGCGCTCCAGATTGCGCGACAGGCCTCCGTCCCGGAGGAAGACGAGGGCGACGACGAGGACAGCGAGTTCGCGGTCGTCTTCGGCGCGATGGGCATCACGGCCGAGGAGGCCAACGAGTTCATGGACGACTTCGAGCGCACCGGCGCGCTCGAACGCAGCGTCGTCTTCATGAACCTCGCGGACGACCCCGCCGTCGAGCGGACGGTCACGCCGCGGATGGCGCTGACCACGGCGGAGTACCTCGCCTTCGAGAAGGACTACCACGTCCTCGTCATCCTGACGGACATGACCAACTACTGCGAGGCGCTCCGCGAAATCGGCGCGGCCCGCGAGGAGGTCCCCGGCCGCCGTGGCTACCCCGGGTACATGTACACGGACCTGGCGCAGCTCTACGAGCGCGCCGGCCGCATCGAGGGTCAGGACGGGTCTATCACCCAGATCCCCATCCTCACGATGCCGGGCGACGACGACACCCACCCGATTCCGGACCTCACGGGGTACATCACCGAGGGACAGATCATGATGGACCGCGACTTGGACAGTCAGGGCGTGACGCCGCCCGTGAACGTCCTCCCGAGCCTCTCGCGGCTGATGGACGACGGCATCGGTGAGGGCTTCACGCGCGAGGACCACGGCGACGTCTCCGACCAGCTGTACGCGGCGTACGCGGAGGGTGAGGACCTCCGCGACCTCGTGAACATCGTCGGCCGCGAAGCGCTGTCCGAGCGCGACAACCTCTACCTGGACTTCGCGGACCGCTTCGAGGACGAGTTCGTCGACCAGGGCTTCGACACGAACCGCAGCGTCGAGGAGACGCTGGACATCGGCTGGGAACTGCTCAGCCTCTTCCCGAAGGAGGAGCTCAACCGCGTCGACGAAGAGCTCATCGAGCAGTACTACGTCGAGGACGAGGCCGAGGCCGAAGAGGCCGCGGCCGCCGACTAA
- a CDS encoding Brp/Blh family beta-carotene 15,15'-dioxygenase, with protein MGVTRLDERVRRTLARPALAVGWVGVAVAALPTLAGVELSTTARYAPLVASVVLFGLPHGAIDYVALPRAVTGRVTGRWLAVVGLLYLVLGGAYAAAWFAWPVASALAFVALTWLHWGQGDVYPLAVLLNEDYLDSRARRVATGVVRGGLPMLVPLLGHPETYRDVVGAFAAPFGGNVGDLWLFAPDARLALGAAFAVVTVATLAANRLATAESPPTTWRIDAAETVGLCAFFLVVPPVFAVGVYFCLWHAVRHVARAVAVDDGSRRALASGDLRGPLGRFAREAAPLTVAALALLAGFWVAVPNPPTTLEGATGLYLAFVAVLTLPHVAVVTWMDRAAGLL; from the coding sequence ATGGGCGTGACCCGACTCGACGAGCGCGTTCGCCGCACGCTCGCGCGGCCGGCGCTCGCGGTCGGCTGGGTCGGCGTCGCGGTCGCGGCGCTCCCGACGCTCGCCGGCGTGGAGCTGTCCACGACCGCGCGGTACGCGCCGCTGGTCGCCAGCGTCGTGCTGTTCGGCCTGCCCCACGGCGCCATCGACTACGTCGCGCTCCCGCGCGCGGTCACGGGCCGCGTCACCGGGCGCTGGCTCGCCGTGGTGGGCCTTCTCTACCTCGTGCTCGGCGGCGCGTACGCGGCGGCGTGGTTCGCGTGGCCGGTCGCGTCGGCGCTAGCGTTCGTCGCGCTGACGTGGCTCCACTGGGGGCAGGGCGACGTCTACCCGCTGGCCGTGCTACTGAACGAGGATTACCTCGATTCGCGCGCGCGACGCGTAGCGACCGGCGTCGTCCGCGGCGGCCTCCCGATGCTCGTGCCGCTGCTGGGCCACCCCGAGACGTACCGCGACGTGGTCGGGGCGTTCGCCGCGCCGTTCGGCGGGAACGTGGGCGACCTGTGGCTGTTCGCGCCCGACGCACGACTCGCGCTCGGCGCCGCGTTCGCGGTCGTGACCGTCGCGACGCTGGCCGCGAACCGGCTCGCCACCGCCGAGTCGCCGCCGACCACGTGGCGCATCGACGCCGCCGAAACCGTCGGCCTCTGTGCGTTCTTCCTCGTCGTCCCGCCCGTGTTCGCGGTGGGCGTCTACTTCTGCCTGTGGCACGCCGTCCGCCACGTCGCCCGCGCGGTCGCCGTCGACGACGGCTCGCGGCGCGCGCTCGCGTCCGGCGACCTCCGTGGGCCGCTCGGCCGGTTCGCGCGCGAGGCCGCGCCGCTGACGGTCGCCGCGCTCGCGTTACTCGCGGGCTTCTGGGTCGCCGTCCCGAACCCACCCACGACCCTCGAAGGCGCGACCGGACTGTACCTGGCGTTCGTCGCGGTGTTGACCCTCCCCCACGTCGCCGTGGTGACGTGGATGGACCGCGCGGCAGGGCTGCTGTAG